One stretch of Microplitis mediator isolate UGA2020A chromosome 9, iyMicMedi2.1, whole genome shotgun sequence DNA includes these proteins:
- the LOC130674278 gene encoding hybrid signal transduction histidine kinase E-like isoform X2 — protein sequence MPKEINSRLLIACLLSSLLNKSDSIEKISSLCKSGHEFWSIKKSSCIECTKCAPEFTISPCAIYKDAICGPLSALELDWSFLNNNNNNNNNNNNNNNNNNNNNNNNNNNNNDNSNDSQEMNAPKMLWPFSETENTPEALRLMENSQIENEENLNNDNNKLITKKLLISDLNEINKLNNHNNESINVPWDWQTSALVLAVCACIIFFIVAGCSALIYVRQWRRMKRNFEPAGLEEISARLNLMVKAELAELNSGAPMNPGDPEIRCHYLEKLLDQRARTSDRCY from the exons ATGCCAAAAGAAATAAACTCCAGGCTGCTGATAGCATGCCTGTTAAGCAGTCTATTGAATAAATCGGAttcgatagaaaaaatttcatcactCTGTAAATCAGGACATGAGTTTTGGTCAATTAAGAAATCATCATGTATTGAGTGTACTAAATGTGCACCTGAATTTACAATAAGTCCTTGTGCCATTTATAAGGATGCCATTTGTGGTCCACTTTCCGCTCTTGAATTAGACTGGTcatttcttaataataataataataataataataataataataataataataataataataataataataataataataataataataataataatgataatagtaaTGATAGTCAAGAAATGAATGCACCTAAAATGCTCTGGCCATTTTCGGAAACAGAAAATACTCCAGAAGCTTTAAGACTAATGGAAAATAGTCAAATTGAAaacgaagaaaatttaaataatgataataataaattaattacaaaaaaattattg ATATctgatttaaatgaaattaataaattaaataatcataacAATGAAAGTATTAATGTGCCATGGGATTGGCAAACAAGTGCTCTAGTATTAGCTGTTTGtgcttgtattattttttttatcgtcgcTGGATGCTCGGCGTTAATTTATGTTCGACAATGGAGGCGTATGAAACGTAATTTTGAACCag cgggATTAGAAGAAATATCAGCccgtttaaatttaatggtaAAAGCGGAATTAGCTGAATTAAATTCTGGCGCACCAATGAATCCTGGCGATCCGGAAATACGCTGTcattatcttgaaaaattactag
- the LOC130674278 gene encoding hybrid signal transduction histidine kinase E-like isoform X1, with product MPKEINSRLLIACLLSSLLNKSDSIEKISSLCKSGHEFWSIKKSSCIECTKCAPEFTISPCAIYKDAICGPLSALELDWSFLNNNNNNNNNNNNNNNNNNNNNNNNNNNNNDNSNDSQEMNAPKMLWPFSETENTPEALRLMENSQIENEENLNNDNNKLITKKLLISDLNEINKLNNHNNESINVPWDWQTSALVLAVCACIIFFIVAGCSALIYVRQWRRMKRNFEPAGLEEISARLNLMVKAELAELNSGAPMNPGDPEIRCHYLEKLLDRKRDTRVVIPTGWPEIGGNLYIEETAGESSSSLSLSPAESSINKSKQFKQIQRNIQNIIAQKSQFDC from the exons ATGCCAAAAGAAATAAACTCCAGGCTGCTGATAGCATGCCTGTTAAGCAGTCTATTGAATAAATCGGAttcgatagaaaaaatttcatcactCTGTAAATCAGGACATGAGTTTTGGTCAATTAAGAAATCATCATGTATTGAGTGTACTAAATGTGCACCTGAATTTACAATAAGTCCTTGTGCCATTTATAAGGATGCCATTTGTGGTCCACTTTCCGCTCTTGAATTAGACTGGTcatttcttaataataataataataataataataataataataataataataataataataataataataataataataataataataataataatgataatagtaaTGATAGTCAAGAAATGAATGCACCTAAAATGCTCTGGCCATTTTCGGAAACAGAAAATACTCCAGAAGCTTTAAGACTAATGGAAAATAGTCAAATTGAAaacgaagaaaatttaaataatgataataataaattaattacaaaaaaattattg ATATctgatttaaatgaaattaataaattaaataatcataacAATGAAAGTATTAATGTGCCATGGGATTGGCAAACAAGTGCTCTAGTATTAGCTGTTTGtgcttgtattattttttttatcgtcgcTGGATGCTCGGCGTTAATTTATGTTCGACAATGGAGGCGTATGAAACGTAATTTTGAACCag cgggATTAGAAGAAATATCAGCccgtttaaatttaatggtaAAAGCGGAATTAGCTGAATTAAATTCTGGCGCACCAATGAATCCTGGCGATCCGGAAATACGCTGTcattatcttgaaaaattactag ATCGGAAACGAGACACTCGAGTGGTAATTCCAACCGGATGGCCGGAAATAGGGGGAAACCTTTACATAGAAGAGACTGCCGGagaatcatcatcatcattatcattatcgcCAGCGGaatcatcaataaataaatcaaaacaGTTTAAACAAATTCAACGCaacattcaaaatattattgctCAGAAGTCTCAATTtgattgttaa